One Luteolibacter yonseiensis genomic window carries:
- a CDS encoding type IV pilus twitching motility protein PilT: MAQIDTLFRYLIDNKGSDLHLSEGQVPKIRVHGAVVIVPDYAVLEGDSFRDLLGEICDPASFQKYLAGGDLDFAYEMDVHSRFRCNYLKQQNGLGAVFRIIPTEIASLESLGVPNVVKEFGHMRSGLVLVTGPTGSGKSTTLAALLDYININFNRHIITVEEPIEFVHRNKNSIITQREVPIQTPSFADGLRAALRQDADIVLVGEMRDLETISLALTAAETGLLVFGTLHTNNARKTVDRIIDVFPANQQSQVRTMLAASLRGVVAQLLCKRIDKPGRTAVHEIMFATPAVSAIIREGATQKLYDVITGGKSEGMQFMDESIWSKLREGMISPEEAYMKAIDKTRFKKFLPEHLAALGEASGESPMTH; the protein is encoded by the coding sequence ATCGTTCCCGACTACGCGGTGCTCGAAGGCGACAGCTTCCGGGATCTGCTTGGAGAAATCTGCGATCCGGCGTCGTTCCAGAAATACCTTGCGGGAGGCGATCTCGACTTCGCCTATGAAATGGACGTCCATTCCCGTTTCCGCTGCAACTACCTGAAGCAACAGAACGGCCTTGGCGCGGTGTTCCGGATCATCCCCACGGAAATCGCTTCGCTCGAAAGCCTCGGAGTGCCGAATGTGGTCAAGGAATTCGGCCACATGCGTTCCGGACTGGTGCTTGTCACGGGACCGACCGGTTCCGGCAAATCCACCACGCTCGCGGCGCTGCTCGACTACATCAACATCAACTTCAACCGCCACATCATCACCGTGGAGGAGCCGATCGAGTTCGTTCACCGCAACAAGAACTCCATCATCACCCAGCGCGAGGTCCCCATCCAGACGCCATCCTTCGCCGACGGTCTGCGCGCCGCGCTGCGTCAGGACGCGGACATCGTGCTCGTCGGGGAAATGCGGGACCTGGAAACCATTTCGCTCGCCCTCACCGCCGCGGAAACCGGCCTTCTGGTCTTCGGAACGCTCCACACCAACAACGCCCGCAAGACCGTTGACCGTATCATCGACGTTTTTCCCGCGAACCAGCAGTCGCAGGTCCGCACCATGCTCGCCGCCTCGCTGCGCGGCGTCGTCGCCCAGCTTCTTTGCAAACGCATCGACAAACCCGGCCGGACCGCGGTGCACGAAATCATGTTCGCCACGCCCGCCGTCTCCGCGATCATCCGTGAAGGTGCCACCCAGAAACTCTACGACGTCATCACCGGCGGCAAGAGCGAGGGCATGCAGTTCATGGACGAGTCCATCTGGTCCAAGCTCCGCGAGGGCATGATCTCCCCGGAGGAAGCCTACATGAAGGCCATCGACAAGACGCGTTTCAAAAAATTCCTTCCGGAACACCTCGCCGCCCTCGGCGAAGCCTCTGGCGAAAGCCCGATGACGCACTGA
- a CDS encoding pseudouridine synthase, which produces MVIAFHKPYGVLCQFTPDQPGQKTLADFGFPPGVYPVGRLDMDSEGLLLLSDEAGFNNRLLDPKTAHPRTYLAQVEGIPTPDAVARLARGGIAIQDYRTRPCKARLLDPGPDVPPRDPPVRFRQSIPTSWLELQLIEGKNRQVRRMTAAVGFPTLRLIRVRIGQLDGGHLPAGAWEKLGPAEIAGIWRK; this is translated from the coding sequence ATGGTGATCGCCTTTCACAAACCCTACGGCGTGCTGTGCCAGTTCACGCCGGACCAGCCGGGGCAGAAAACCCTCGCGGACTTCGGTTTTCCGCCCGGAGTCTATCCGGTCGGGCGGCTGGACATGGATTCGGAGGGACTTCTCTTGTTGAGCGACGAGGCGGGGTTCAACAACAGGTTGCTGGATCCGAAAACCGCCCACCCGAGAACCTACCTTGCCCAAGTGGAGGGCATTCCCACACCGGATGCGGTCGCACGCCTCGCCCGAGGCGGCATCGCCATCCAAGATTACAGGACAAGACCCTGCAAGGCACGCCTGCTGGATCCCGGCCCGGACGTCCCTCCACGGGATCCGCCAGTCAGATTCCGCCAATCCATTCCCACCTCCTGGCTTGAGCTGCAATTGATTGAAGGGAAGAACCGCCAGGTCCGCCGCATGACGGCAGCGGTGGGTTTCCCCACATTGAGGCTCATCCGTGTGAGAATCGGCCAGTTGGACGGCGGGCACCTGCCGGCCGGAGCATGGGAAAAACTCGGCCCTGCGGAAATAGCCGGTATTTGGAGAAAGTGA
- a CDS encoding DMT family protein, with protein MVGLKTIALLTISNVFMTFAWYAHLRDLKDKPWIIAAFISWGIAFFEYMIQVPANRMGNQVFNLGQLKILQEIITLAVFVPFAVFFMKEKITWNYLGAGICLAGAAFFIFRK; from the coding sequence ATGGTTGGCCTGAAAACGATCGCCCTTCTCACTATTTCCAACGTCTTCATGACGTTCGCGTGGTATGCCCACCTGCGTGATCTGAAGGACAAGCCGTGGATCATCGCGGCGTTCATCTCATGGGGAATCGCGTTTTTCGAGTATATGATCCAGGTTCCGGCGAACCGGATGGGCAACCAGGTATTCAATCTGGGGCAGTTGAAGATCCTGCAGGAGATCATCACCCTGGCGGTGTTCGTGCCGTTCGCGGTGTTTTTCATGAAGGAGAAAATCACCTGGAACTATCTGGGGGCGGGCATCTGTCTGGCAGGCGCGGCGTTTTTCATTTTCAGGAAATAG
- a CDS encoding TspO/MBR family protein — protein sequence MSKRVKSCGRWLLPVAGTFSCLGLGIASGLSTVGGEGGWYQALAKPPGTPPAWVFGPVWTVLYLMMGVAAGRLIHRRAWQSVAVFCIQFVLNLAWTPVFFGMQDSVIALAIIAAMWLGLFSTVLSAWKIDKVSAWLLIPYLAWVSYAGYLNTGFLWLNGR from the coding sequence ATGTCCAAGCGTGTGAAATCCTGCGGTAGATGGCTTTTGCCGGTGGCGGGCACCTTCTCCTGCCTCGGGCTGGGGATCGCTTCAGGGCTTTCCACCGTGGGTGGTGAGGGTGGCTGGTACCAGGCGCTTGCGAAGCCCCCGGGGACTCCTCCCGCCTGGGTCTTCGGTCCGGTATGGACGGTGCTCTACCTGATGATGGGAGTGGCCGCGGGCCGTCTGATCCATCGCCGGGCGTGGCAGTCGGTGGCGGTTTTCTGCATCCAATTCGTGCTGAATCTCGCGTGGACTCCCGTCTTTTTCGGCATGCAGGACAGCGTCATCGCGCTGGCGATCATCGCCGCGATGTGGTTGGGGCTGTTCTCGACGGTCCTGTCAGCATGGAAAATCGACAAGGTGTCCGCCTGGCTGCTGATCCCGTATCTGGCCTGGGTAAGCTATGCTGGCTACCTGAATACCGGATTTTTGTGGCTGAACGGTCGATAG
- a CDS encoding ABC transporter permease → MIGLALKMLFGDTAKYLMLVAGLFFATFLIVQQASVFCGLMRWTTATLKNVGAPIFVVEERVEQVNETNALRDTDVSRVRSVSAVKWAMPLYSGIQRVRLTDGSFKTVQLIGIDAASLAGAPARMIKGNLSDLRLPNTVVIDELATERLSSDPKDPAKRIKIGDRFEINDVEARVVGICEAMRSFTGGPYIWTTYERALQYTPPQRKMLTAVIAAPVDGMDPDQAAREIHKATSLRAYVNRDFGDNDNDFNTATVWWYVKNTGIPISFGTTVVIGFIVGVAIACQTFYSFVLDNLKHLGALKAMGMSNFRLSMMLLLQALTVGIIGFGIGLLATSGFAMGALKNGQPPFYMPWQIPVAAFCVIQLICMIAALMGIIRLSLYEPAMVFRA, encoded by the coding sequence ATGATCGGCCTCGCTCTCAAAATGCTCTTCGGCGATACCGCCAAATATCTCATGCTCGTGGCAGGCCTGTTCTTCGCCACCTTTCTCATCGTCCAGCAGGCCTCCGTTTTCTGCGGCCTGATGCGCTGGACGACTGCGACCCTGAAAAACGTCGGCGCTCCCATCTTCGTCGTGGAGGAACGGGTGGAACAGGTGAATGAAACCAACGCACTGCGCGACACCGATGTCTCGCGCGTACGTTCCGTGTCTGCCGTGAAATGGGCCATGCCGCTCTACTCCGGCATCCAGCGCGTCCGTCTCACGGACGGTAGTTTCAAGACAGTGCAGCTCATCGGCATCGACGCGGCGTCTCTCGCGGGTGCGCCCGCCCGGATGATCAAAGGAAATCTGTCGGACCTCCGCCTGCCCAACACCGTCGTCATCGACGAACTCGCCACCGAGCGCCTTTCTTCCGATCCCAAGGACCCGGCCAAACGCATCAAGATCGGCGACCGCTTTGAGATCAATGACGTCGAAGCCCGCGTCGTGGGGATCTGCGAAGCCATGCGCTCCTTCACCGGCGGGCCTTACATCTGGACCACCTATGAGCGGGCCCTTCAATATACCCCGCCACAGCGGAAAATGCTCACCGCCGTCATCGCCGCCCCCGTCGACGGAATGGATCCCGACCAGGCGGCCCGGGAAATCCACAAGGCGACCAGCCTCCGGGCCTACGTGAACCGTGACTTCGGCGACAATGACAACGATTTCAATACCGCCACCGTCTGGTGGTATGTCAAAAACACGGGAATCCCCATTTCCTTCGGCACCACCGTGGTCATCGGCTTCATCGTCGGGGTGGCCATCGCCTGCCAGACATTCTATTCGTTTGTCCTGGATAACCTCAAACACCTCGGAGCCCTCAAGGCCATGGGGATGTCGAACTTCCGCCTCAGCATGATGCTGCTGCTCCAGGCGCTCACGGTCGGTATCATCGGCTTCGGTATCGGCCTGTTGGCGACCTCGGGTTTCGCCATGGGCGCGTTGAAAAACGGCCAGCCACCCTTCTACATGCCCTGGCAGATTCCCGTCGCGGCGTTCTGCGTCATCCAGCTCATCTGCATGATCGCCGCGCTCATGGGCATCATCCGTCTCAGCCTCTACGAACCCGCAATGGTCTTCCGTGCCTGA
- a CDS encoding ABC transporter ATP-binding protein: protein MPDSPPPSDNIVIDVRHVEKSFGDGSNRIHVLKRVDFQAQTGEITMLVGPSGCGKTTLLSAIAGTMRVDSGEIRVFGHSLEKMSGPALTRFRAQKIGFIFQQFNLIPTLTVAENVGVPLLIQGLSNGKALKRSRDILEKVGLGDRWKERPNKLSGGQQQRVAIARALVHEPPLVICDEPTAALDAQNGEIVMDLFRQVARSADRSVIIVTHDNRIFSYADRIARMDDGEIVEVKEQDTGGQPHFEHPVHV, encoded by the coding sequence GTGCCTGATTCCCCACCACCATCCGACAACATCGTCATTGATGTCCGCCACGTCGAAAAGAGTTTCGGCGACGGGTCGAACCGCATCCATGTGCTCAAACGGGTCGATTTCCAGGCACAGACCGGCGAGATCACCATGCTTGTCGGTCCGTCCGGCTGCGGCAAGACCACCCTTCTCAGCGCCATCGCCGGGACCATGCGGGTGGATTCGGGAGAAATCCGGGTTTTCGGCCACTCGCTGGAAAAAATGTCCGGCCCGGCGCTCACCCGTTTCCGCGCGCAAAAGATCGGCTTCATTTTCCAACAGTTCAATCTCATCCCCACTCTCACCGTCGCGGAAAACGTCGGCGTGCCGCTCCTCATCCAGGGACTTTCCAACGGGAAAGCCTTGAAGCGGTCACGTGACATCCTCGAAAAGGTCGGCCTCGGCGATCGATGGAAGGAACGTCCGAACAAACTCTCGGGAGGCCAGCAACAACGCGTCGCCATCGCCCGCGCCCTCGTGCACGAGCCGCCGCTCGTCATCTGTGACGAACCCACCGCCGCATTGGACGCGCAGAATGGCGAGATCGTCATGGACCTGTTCCGTCAGGTAGCCCGCTCGGCGGACCGCTCCGTCATCATCGTCACCCATGACAACCGCATCTTCTCCTATGCCGACCGCATCGCGCGCATGGATGATGGGGAGATCGTCGAAGTGAAAGAACAGGATACCGGCGGACAACCCCATTTCGAGCACCCGGTGCACGTCTAG
- a CDS encoding efflux RND transporter periplasmic adaptor subunit, whose product MNLLSKIIRYGTIAAAIFGVVMIVMVSQTQAELEMPAPGDPPVPPPRKPFEHAVAATGILEALSENVAIGVPLPGLVTEVFVKVNDAVKKDQPLLKLDDRDLVAERLSTQAQQEIARAQISVSEAQLAKIESQLNRLTTITDTRAVSREDLDNRKQDVVVARAQLTAAKAQLVSAETSLDRIALLIDRLTVRAPRDGSIIQLNVRAGEYAATSPRSPAMILGETDKLQLRADIDEQNATRIRAGQKAYGYLKGDPTITFPLEFIRIEPYVIPKVSLTGSSTERVDTRVLQVIYSLARPADLPLYVGQQVDVFIEAPERK is encoded by the coding sequence ATGAACCTCCTCTCAAAAATCATCCGATACGGCACCATCGCCGCCGCCATTTTCGGCGTGGTCATGATTGTCATGGTCTCGCAAACCCAGGCGGAGCTGGAAATGCCCGCCCCGGGAGATCCGCCGGTCCCGCCACCCAGGAAACCCTTCGAGCATGCGGTGGCCGCCACCGGCATCCTTGAAGCTCTCAGTGAGAATGTGGCCATCGGTGTTCCCCTTCCCGGCCTGGTCACCGAAGTTTTCGTCAAGGTGAACGACGCGGTGAAAAAAGACCAGCCGCTGCTCAAGCTGGACGACCGGGACCTGGTGGCGGAACGGCTTTCCACGCAGGCCCAGCAGGAGATCGCCCGCGCGCAGATCAGCGTCAGCGAGGCGCAGCTCGCGAAAATCGAATCCCAGCTCAACCGGCTGACCACCATCACCGACACCCGGGCCGTGAGCCGCGAGGACCTGGACAACCGGAAACAGGACGTCGTGGTAGCCCGGGCCCAGCTCACCGCCGCCAAGGCGCAACTCGTTTCCGCCGAGACATCGCTCGACCGCATCGCGTTGCTGATCGACCGTCTAACCGTCCGTGCTCCGCGCGACGGCAGCATCATCCAGCTCAACGTGCGGGCCGGGGAATACGCCGCCACATCGCCGAGATCCCCCGCCATGATCCTCGGCGAAACGGACAAGCTCCAGCTCCGTGCCGACATCGACGAACAGAACGCCACCCGCATCCGTGCGGGACAGAAGGCCTACGGCTATCTCAAGGGCGATCCCACCATCACCTTCCCGCTGGAATTCATCCGCATCGAGCCATACGTCATTCCGAAAGTCTCCCTGACGGGTTCCAGCACCGAACGGGTGGACACGCGGGTGCTGCAGGTGATTTACTCCCTCGCCCGCCCTGCGGATCTGCCGCTATACGTCGGCCAGCAAGTCGACGTCTTCATCGAAGCACCCGAAAGAAAATGA
- a CDS encoding NUDIX hydrolase → MIPSTPASPDWIALSRELKSIAEAGLRYGENAYDRERYARIHELASLPMQAAVPDFKWPQEFGYATPKVDVRAAVFDEQDRILLVQEASTGEWTLPGGWADLNVSPGENAVKEVREESGIEVEVVKLIACWDKDKQGHPRQPEHVYKLVFLCQITGGKLATSHETTGADFFSIDNLPPLCPHRAARHYIDLAWKHSASPSLPTEFD, encoded by the coding sequence ATGATACCATCCACTCCCGCTTCTCCCGACTGGATCGCCCTGAGCCGGGAACTCAAGTCCATCGCCGAGGCGGGGCTGCGGTACGGCGAAAACGCTTACGATCGCGAACGCTACGCACGCATCCACGAGCTCGCATCGCTGCCGATGCAGGCGGCGGTTCCGGATTTCAAGTGGCCGCAGGAATTCGGCTACGCCACTCCGAAGGTGGATGTCCGCGCCGCGGTTTTTGATGAACAGGACAGGATTCTCCTCGTCCAGGAAGCGTCCACCGGCGAGTGGACCCTGCCGGGCGGTTGGGCGGACCTCAATGTCAGCCCCGGAGAAAACGCGGTGAAGGAAGTCCGCGAGGAATCCGGGATCGAAGTGGAGGTGGTGAAACTCATCGCCTGCTGGGACAAGGACAAGCAAGGCCACCCGCGTCAACCGGAGCATGTTTACAAACTGGTTTTCCTGTGCCAGATCACGGGTGGAAAACTAGCGACCAGCCATGAGACCACCGGCGCGGATTTTTTCAGCATCGACAACCTTCCGCCGCTCTGTCCGCACCGTGCGGCAAGGCACTACATCGACCTTGCCTGGAAACACAGCGCATCCCCATCCCTTCCCACCGAATTCGACTGA
- a CDS encoding efflux transporter outer membrane subunit, with amino-acid sequence MKFCHLLLPATFALASCQVGPDFQLPDLSGGTKWKEGGATPATRLPDDWWRLFNDRELNRLVSRALEANNDLAAARARVNTSRALVGLDRARLFPTLDLAGSAGISRASAASLQGNLPPGANVDLESQNYRSTFDLAYDPDLWGRNKRQIEASSAAAAASEALLDSQRLGVAAEVARQYFLLRGLDAQESVLNDTVKSRQDALDIQKSKADAGLIDGLSSSRAKTEVELANSDLGSVQRQRGAAEHALAVLCGARPSDFSVSSRPPSGSLPDIRAGLPASVLNRRPDVRAAEQELRAANARIGVAEAAFYPNFSLTASGGFQAVDAKDFLNWENRILSLGAGVAAPLIDGGTNKSNYQAARSRYDEALATYRQTLLIALREVEDALIDLRGLAKSRSSLEAALASSRDTRTLSQERFDKGLTSYLDIVDADRTVLQTRLALSQIEAQQRITLAALAKALGGGWSGK; translated from the coding sequence ATGAAATTTTGCCATCTCCTCCTCCCCGCGACCTTCGCCCTCGCCTCCTGCCAGGTCGGTCCGGATTTCCAACTCCCCGATTTGTCCGGCGGGACGAAGTGGAAGGAGGGCGGCGCCACGCCAGCCACCCGGCTGCCCGACGACTGGTGGCGGCTCTTCAACGACCGCGAGCTGAACCGCCTCGTCAGCCGGGCGCTTGAGGCGAACAACGACCTGGCCGCCGCCCGGGCACGCGTCAATACCTCACGTGCTCTCGTAGGCCTGGACCGCGCGAGACTTTTCCCGACACTGGATCTCGCAGGTTCCGCCGGAATCAGCCGCGCCTCGGCAGCATCCTTGCAAGGGAACCTGCCACCGGGCGCGAATGTCGATCTGGAATCGCAGAACTACCGGAGCACCTTCGACCTCGCCTATGACCCGGACCTGTGGGGCCGGAACAAGCGGCAGATCGAAGCCTCATCCGCAGCCGCCGCCGCAAGTGAGGCGTTGCTGGACTCGCAACGCCTCGGAGTCGCCGCCGAAGTCGCCCGCCAGTATTTCCTGCTGCGCGGCTTGGACGCACAGGAGAGCGTGCTGAATGACACGGTGAAAAGCCGCCAGGACGCGTTGGATATCCAAAAATCGAAAGCCGACGCCGGACTCATCGACGGGCTCTCTTCCAGCCGTGCGAAGACCGAAGTCGAACTCGCTAACAGCGATCTCGGCTCCGTGCAACGCCAGCGCGGCGCTGCCGAACACGCCCTCGCGGTACTCTGCGGCGCCCGTCCCTCGGACTTTTCCGTTTCCTCCCGCCCGCCAAGCGGCTCGCTGCCGGACATCCGGGCAGGATTGCCCGCCTCCGTTTTGAACCGCCGCCCGGACGTGCGTGCCGCCGAGCAGGAACTCCGTGCCGCGAACGCCCGCATCGGCGTGGCGGAAGCCGCGTTCTATCCGAACTTCAGCCTCACCGCCAGCGGTGGCTTCCAGGCGGTGGATGCGAAGGACTTCCTCAACTGGGAAAACCGCATCCTCTCGCTCGGTGCCGGAGTCGCCGCGCCGCTTATCGACGGAGGGACGAACAAGTCCAACTATCAGGCAGCCCGCAGCCGCTACGACGAAGCCCTCGCCACCTACCGCCAGACACTTCTCATCGCGTTGCGCGAGGTGGAGGACGCGCTCATCGATCTCAGGGGCCTGGCGAAGTCCCGTTCCTCTCTTGAAGCGGCGCTGGCCAGCTCCCGCGACACCCGCACCCTTTCGCAGGAACGTTTTGACAAGGGACTGACCAGCTACCTCGACATTGTGGATGCGGACCGCACCGTGTTGCAGACCCGCCTTGCCCTCAGCCAGATCGAAGCCCAGCAACGCATCACCTTGGCCGCTCTCGCCAAGGCTCTGGGAGGGGGATGGAGCGGGAAATAA
- a CDS encoding PEP-CTERM sorting domain-containing protein: protein MMIQPCVSHAAVVITAKDENVGTGDYLVTSIPGLGGSRVVGGFGGDMIVRKSYQGYGWSFGYLYFDVSGQTEEVDQAILTMEIMGAAGSGGNTATAASFEIYNLTSSFHDTDGTDDGDFGDYDTLPGGAAHSIGGAAPNYWEIYGVPDKATAWYESQFGTTTVPVQSAATFTFSGNDVGNFGTADITSMVNDWISGRVENKGMGLLLVSPNVFRIGIEGGNNAQRTNPTLTLTQVPEPASTLLVALAGLAGLGIRRRSHKA, encoded by the coding sequence ATGATGATACAGCCATGCGTTTCCCATGCCGCCGTGGTCATCACCGCCAAGGATGAAAACGTGGGGACGGGAGACTACCTCGTCACGAGCATTCCCGGACTCGGAGGCAGCCGCGTGGTGGGTGGTTTCGGCGGGGATATGATTGTCCGTAAAAGCTACCAAGGCTATGGCTGGAGCTTCGGCTACCTTTACTTCGATGTGAGCGGCCAGACCGAAGAGGTGGACCAAGCCATCCTGACGATGGAGATCATGGGTGCGGCCGGGTCCGGCGGCAACACCGCCACCGCCGCGAGCTTCGAGATCTACAACCTGACCTCCTCCTTCCACGACACGGACGGAACGGATGATGGAGACTTCGGTGATTATGACACCCTCCCGGGTGGTGCGGCCCACTCCATCGGCGGCGCGGCCCCGAACTACTGGGAAATCTACGGAGTTCCCGACAAGGCGACCGCATGGTATGAAAGCCAGTTCGGCACAACAACGGTTCCGGTGCAGTCGGCCGCCACGTTCACGTTCTCGGGAAATGACGTCGGCAATTTCGGAACGGCGGACATCACCAGCATGGTGAACGATTGGATCAGCGGGCGGGTGGAGAACAAGGGCATGGGCCTGCTTCTTGTCTCACCGAATGTCTTCAGGATCGGAATCGAGGGAGGAAACAACGCCCAAAGGACCAACCCCACACTCACCCTGACACAGGTGCCCGAACCCGCCTCGACCCTCCTCGTCGCACTGGCGGGACTGGCCGGCCTCGGAATCCGCCGTCGCAGCCACAAGGCCTGA
- a CDS encoding prolyl oligopeptidase family serine peptidase, whose translation MILRLLVSLSLCFGSLGTSAAREWASNDGRKLEAEFVSSDGRVVTLKRKDGSTFTVPLDRLSVLDQSWVSLQPSSGAVAPAAPSSPAAKPVEGPFGKLLTGSWALDERDGLKYALYGAKDLDAAKKYPLVLALHGKSKNEENGRQVAGWMNSFTKTGNYSSNPCILVAPLSAQPEAGEGRGWNDGQVEQVIKLVKALVKDLPIDPKRIYIIGHSMGGYGTCHVMGSEPRLFAAAIPVAGVSTGDAGELSRKPMWMFHAVDDDLVPVAGAREFAELLKSNKQFKYTESATGGHGVVGRVFDDPETHKWLFEQHLK comes from the coding sequence ATGATCCTTCGTCTCCTGGTTTCCCTATCGCTGTGTTTCGGAAGTCTGGGGACTTCCGCGGCACGCGAGTGGGCGTCCAATGATGGCAGGAAACTGGAAGCGGAATTTGTTTCGTCGGATGGCCGCGTGGTGACCCTGAAGCGTAAGGATGGTTCCACCTTCACGGTTCCCTTGGATCGCCTGTCGGTGCTGGATCAGAGCTGGGTGTCGCTCCAGCCGTCTTCCGGTGCGGTGGCTCCGGCGGCTCCTTCTTCGCCAGCGGCGAAGCCTGTCGAGGGGCCTTTCGGGAAACTTCTGACCGGAAGCTGGGCGCTGGATGAAAGGGACGGCTTGAAATACGCCCTGTATGGGGCGAAGGATCTTGATGCGGCGAAAAAATACCCGCTTGTGCTGGCCCTGCACGGCAAGAGCAAGAATGAGGAGAACGGCAGGCAGGTGGCCGGGTGGATGAACAGTTTCACGAAGACGGGGAATTATTCGTCAAATCCCTGCATCCTCGTCGCACCGTTGTCCGCGCAACCGGAGGCGGGCGAGGGAAGGGGCTGGAATGACGGGCAGGTGGAGCAGGTGATCAAGCTCGTGAAAGCGCTGGTGAAGGATCTGCCGATCGATCCCAAGCGGATTTATATCATCGGGCATTCGATGGGTGGCTACGGCACCTGTCACGTCATGGGCAGCGAGCCCCGCCTGTTCGCCGCCGCCATCCCGGTGGCCGGAGTTTCAACGGGCGACGCCGGGGAGCTTTCCCGCAAGCCGATGTGGATGTTTCATGCGGTGGATGACGATCTGGTGCCGGTGGCGGGGGCGCGGGAATTCGCGGAACTTTTGAAGTCGAACAAGCAGTTCAAATACACGGAATCCGCCACGGGTGGACATGGCGTGGTGGGGAGGGTTTTCGATGATCCGGAAACCCACAAATGGCTCTTCGAGCAGCATTTGAAATGA
- a CDS encoding choice-of-anchor E domain-containing protein, translating to MKNIAYPLILTAALISAAPAATLIQTKSFAFLPDDSQDLTYNKFDTSLGSLISVSVSVTLNKTGGQFEVDNDSTTAGTITLEHNVIGGLSVVSGDVGLLRDDLTAIGSNGSLTASSVMPAREVFGTSGDDTDTFDATGQSDYVRFNPADASVSDSGTIASFAQSAFEGTGTFVLRANALQSVNVTGLGGLQQAITVANVSGEVTVTYNYMPIPEPASALLGGIGCLLLLRRPRR from the coding sequence GTGAAAAACATCGCCTATCCCCTGATATTGACAGCCGCATTGATCAGCGCCGCCCCCGCGGCCACCCTGATCCAGACAAAAAGCTTCGCCTTCCTGCCGGACGACAGCCAGGATCTGACCTACAACAAGTTCGACACTTCTCTCGGAAGCCTCATCAGCGTGTCCGTGAGCGTCACCCTGAACAAGACGGGGGGACAGTTCGAAGTCGACAACGACTCCACCACCGCGGGAACCATCACGCTCGAGCACAACGTGATCGGCGGCCTCTCGGTCGTTTCCGGCGATGTCGGGTTGCTCCGCGACGACCTGACGGCCATCGGATCGAACGGATCGCTCACGGCATCCAGCGTGATGCCGGCCCGCGAGGTGTTCGGCACCTCAGGTGACGATACCGACACCTTCGACGCCACCGGACAAAGCGACTACGTCCGCTTCAACCCCGCGGACGCTTCGGTCAGCGACTCGGGAACGATCGCCTCCTTCGCACAGTCCGCGTTCGAAGGCACGGGAACCTTCGTTCTGAGGGCGAACGCGCTGCAAAGCGTCAACGTGACGGGCTTGGGAGGTCTCCAACAGGCGATCACCGTGGCGAACGTGTCCGGAGAGGTCACGGTAACCTACAACTACATGCCGATTCCAGAACCAGCATCGGCCCTGCTGGGAGGAATCGGATGCCTCCTCCTTCTCCGCCGCCCCCGCCGCTGA